The sequence below is a genomic window from Amia ocellicauda isolate fAmiCal2 chromosome 6, fAmiCal2.hap1, whole genome shotgun sequence.
CTGACATATACCTCTTTCCTAAACAAAATTCAACTTTTCATGGAAGCTCAATGCCTGACTTTATACTTCACACATATTAAAGCTACTGAGAATAAAGTATCATATTTGTGctctatacatatttatatgtaaATACAACACAGGGAGTACATTTGCCAATTATGTACATGTCAGATCAAGTGTTTTTTTATACAAAATCAAGAATCACAAATTTGTTTAAGCTAGAAAGAAATTAGCAAGATACATCTGAAGAAAGCACTAATAGTGTAGACCTGAAATATTGTGAAACTACATTTTTACAACTTTATTTTTGCAATCTACATAATTACAGAAAGATAATGGAACCAATGCTATCAGTATGATGTATGAGCTGGCTTTTGGCAATCAGTATTATATGATATTCCAAATATTGAATAAGGTGTGAATCTAATTTCCTCGTTCAGAATATATTAAATTGAAGTTCTATCTGAGCTACGCTAGATACACTTCGGGCATCGGCTCAGATGCTTCCAAAACCACTGGAGTCTAACTAATAGAAAATGCATATTCATCTGACTGTAGTGTTTTGATAAGCACAGTGGAGTTTGTGACACATCCCCCAGCATTTTATAATTCATTTAGTTCCTCTGTGTCACCTTTGGTAAAAACAGTGTGAGGCATATTAATCAAGGAATACTCTAGGTGCCATAATACACTTTGTATCATATAGCAGTTGACTTTATTTTCTTCACAGGTGGTACGACTAACCCAATGGAAAAACACCTTATTGCAGGAGAATATGGGTTGCATAATaaccattttaaaaatgctatttACAAATGTCACTTTCTAAACCGCTGGAATAGTTAGGTTAGCTACATGGGTGCCAatgctttaattttatttccatgACTACACTCCCATCTGCTGGAATAAAACAAACCTgtctttaaaacatgttttcccCAGGATTTACTGTGACTCCAGTTCAGTCTAATCTTGCAGAGCCTTAAGTAATAATATGAAGTTAAACGGCCATTTCTCTGACAGGTTCATTATTCCTACTTAATGAAAATTTAATACAAGCGTGTAACTCGTTATCTCAGTTGCTTCCTTTCACGTTTTCCTACAACTGAGCCAACACAATCAGGATTTAATTACCTGTTGCCATTTTCTTCTTTATAGATAGTTTCATATTAGCTTATTATCCCTTTGTTTGATTAATGGAGAATAATCTGTCAGCTCCATACCTTCTCAATAATTATATGTATTCTTAATGCGAATTTAATCTTTAAAACACGCTTTTTTAGAGCCAGTTTCAACTTTTTTTATGATCTACTTGAAGCTGAATAATTTAGGGTCGCCGAGTCCTACAGAATTGAACAAATGAACCATTGTAtacattagaagaaaaaaaaactaataaactaTAACTACTACTAacctactactgctactaccaaTAGTaatgatcatcatcatcaccatttCAGATGCTCCTGAGGATCTCATAAACTAATTGTgtttctgttgtgtgtgtgtgtgtgtgtgtgtgtgtgtgtgtgtgtgtgtgtgtgtgtgttgtttttttaaccctTGGCTTCTTGCATTTTCACCTGAGTCAGAAGTCATGCAGCTGCGGCAAGACaattactgaaaataatgtgTGGATTTCAAATAATGGCATATTAAATATGCTTATATGCTCTATaaggaacaaacaaacaccagCTTTAGGGGGGGAACTATATTGGATCAAGAGGACATATATGAATGGCGAATTGCACAGGGTATAACTTTGCTTTTACAGAATACTACAAGTCCCACAAATCCTCCAACGACCGTTTCCGGGTCCAAACCTCAGAGCAGATGCGTTTTCTTTTCCTCCACTGTCTGGGAAGCGTGATCACGGCAAATCCTCAATTCTTATTTCCTTTTAACCAAACTGGTGTGATTACAGAATAAGAAAGAAGTGCTGCCATTCAGAGCCCCGTCCGGTGAATATTGAGAGATAGCGGTGCATCTGTGTCACATCCATCCCTGGGCGCCGCGATGGAGACCAAGCGCTGTTTCGCCAACCGGTTCCATGATTACCAAGGCGCTCTGCTCACCGGCCAGGGCAAGGAGGCTGTGCTGCCCATAGTGACAGCCTCCATCGAGAACATCATAAAGCATGTCCCCATGGCCCGTGATCCCAGGGACTGCATTGATGGAGGTCTCTATGATGGCCCAGCAGGGGTGGCATACATGCTGTACCACGTCTCTGAGTGCCCCATGTTTGCGCAGCAGAGGGACGGCTACCTGAAGACAGCCAAGCAGATCATAGACGTGTACGTGAGGTATGTGGACGCCGAGCCGGATAAGAGCATGAGGGCCGCCTTCCTGCTGGGGGGCGCGGGCATCTATGCGGTGGCAGCCCTGGTGTACAAAGCCCTGGGGCTGGCGGAGTTTGTGAAGCCGCTCACTAAATTTCGGAACCTGTGGGAGGTGTGTGCGCCCATCACCTTCCTCGACTGCGGCTCGGATGAGCTTTTCGTGGGGAGAGCGGGCTACCTGTGTGGGGCTCTGGTTCTCAAACAGAAACTGGGAATAGAGGTAAGGTGTGTGGATGCTGTGACTGGGTGATGATCTCACCTGTCATTTCAAATATGTTGCATTTGTTGTTACTGGTCACTAGAGGGGGTGATGAAAATGTTAAAGCACTTAATTgttgtacattttacatttgccATCTGTGAAGAGCATCCCTCCTCTGACTTACGCACGTCATTCAGCTATAGGCGAGGAGATTTGATCTTTAAGAAATGACACCTGCAAACAAACGCCCATAGAATAAAAGACTCCCATTGCACTTGCTGTTTTTGACTTAAAGAGCATGTTGACCTTGAAGCCTTGATTTAGTATGCCATGATAACCACTATAGGGCATAAAAGTAGTCTAAAACCAGTGACATCTGTATAGTTATAGAAACCTgtctatgtaaaaataaaaatgcacaagCCGCCAAGTATATTGTAAAGCAACTTTGATAGTTTAATCCCTATTATGCCATTATAGCAACTCTTTAATGGCTTTTACACTTCATTTGTAACAGGAAGTTGCATGCCTCTGAATTGACACATTAATTGAGATTAAGTAGACAGGTCCCAATGGTTtattcaaaacatttgtttcaaGGATGTGAGACAAAAAACACATAATCCTGATGAAATACTGCATTTATTACTTCAGTGAATCAAATGTCATGTTGTTTCTTGTACAGGTATTAAGTCCAGAGCAGATCAAAGCAATCTGCCAGGCTATCATTGAGTCTGGTAAACAGTACGCTCGGAAGAAAAGGAAGCCCTTTTCACTAATGTATTCATACTATGGCACCGAATATTTGGGTGAGTACCACACTTTCACCATTGACTATTAAAGGTAAGGCCACTTGTTATTTAATGAGTCTGATTTGTCATGTGTTTAATTAGCATTTCAAATCAAAACCTccatttaatttatgtttatttgttaCGGTAAACATAACCTATTTTACATACGATTTTAGCAGTCCATTGATCTAGTATGCAGAATCAATTTGGCATAACATACATCCTAATGGTTATTAACTAAAGTTAACATATAAACTAATGAAGACACAGGGGGTATACCACATTGAGCTCAATCCCCTTTTCATCAATGTGGAAGCTTATGAATGAATCCTCTTCAGCATTCCTCCTCCCTATGTTGTTTACACACAATCAGTGCTGTCTTCCCCTCCAAATCAATCTAACCCTGCTCTTCCTTGATTATACCAGATGGAGAAGTGATTCAGATGTGAAGATTAAACATTCTCTCCAACACAATGGCCATAGTAAGCAATGTGATTATGGGACTGTTTGCATGGAGATTGAGA
It includes:
- the LOC136750891 gene encoding lanC-like protein 3, which gives rise to METKRCFANRFHDYQGALLTGQGKEAVLPIVTASIENIIKHVPMARDPRDCIDGGLYDGPAGVAYMLYHVSECPMFAQQRDGYLKTAKQIIDVYVRYVDAEPDKSMRAAFLLGGAGIYAVAALVYKALGLAEFVKPLTKFRNLWEVCAPITFLDCGSDELFVGRAGYLCGALVLKQKLGIEVLSPEQIKAICQAIIESGKQYARKKRKPFSLMYSYYGTEYLGAAHGLSSVLQMLLSYSGFLLPGDRDLVWQSVDFLMNQEQNCNWPAELGAMIERENELVHWCHGAPGVCYLFAKAYLINKKPRYLDTCIRCGELAWQKGLLKKGPGICHGVAGSAYVFLLLYRLTGNSKYIYRAQRFAEFLFSDEFKTGSCYIDRIYSLFEGLSGTVCFLVDLIQPEKSEFPLFSVFV